From the genome of Halobacteriovorax marinus SJ:
GAATACTTTCAAAGTCAGGATTCACAATTTGCTTTGAACTATTATAGATTTGCACCTTTCCGCTAAACTTTAGATAGTCTAATTTTTGAATGCTCTGTGATTGAGAAGGGTAGGCATTGAACCACTTTAATTCAATAATGTTGTCAGAAAATATATCTTTAACTATTGCTGTAATATTTAATAGGGGAGCTTGATTTTTTCCTCTTCCCTTGAAGCTTGGCAGTGACTTTGTTGAAAGTACTTTTCCTACTCCACTGAAGAGACATTCTTCGTATGCATTTTGAAAATTTTTAATGACTGGAGTGGCCTGTGTTCGTAGTGGAATAATCCAAAGAAGTTGCCAGAGAGTTGAGTAACCAGCGTCTATAAGAGATTGAGCGCTTTTAGTAGGACCTCTTGAGTAGAGGTCCTGAATATTTGAGTTCCAGTTAAGACTAGATGTACTCAAATGACTCGACTTCATATTCAATATCACCTTTTGGTGCTTTAACAATAACCGTGTCACCTTCTTCTTTTCCAATAACTGCTTTTCCTAGAGGTGATTTATAAGAGATTTTACCTTCTTTCATATTGGATTCAATCTCTCCAACAATTTTATAAACAACAGTTTCATCTTCTTCTACATTAAGTAGAGTTACAGTTGCGCCAAATACGATTTTATCAGTGCTTACTGTCTTAGGATCAATAACTTGAGCGTTAGCAATAACACCCTGAAGTTGCATAATTCTACCCTCAACAACAGATTGCTTTTCTTTGGCAGAGTGGTACTCGGCATTCTCTTTAAGATCACCAAGTTCTCTCGCTTCAGCAATTGTTGTTTTAAGCTCTTCTCTTTCTACTTTTATTAAATGATCTAGCTCAGCTTGAACTTTATCGTATCCTTCTTTTGTAATTGGCGTTTCATTACTCATACATTCTTTCCTTAGTCTTTAAATAGTGAGTTTGCGGCGCTTAGGAGATCATCTTTATTACTTCCACCGCCAGAGTGACCTTTTAAAATGAAATAGTCACAAAAGTTAGCCTTTTCCTTATCTACAATTCTATCAGCGCTAGGCTCGCGGCACTCATTATAGGCTGTTGAATCGTAGAATTCACACATTTTACAGCAATGCACACTCGCGTAGCAATAGGGGCATTCTTCGCTCCTTAGTACCTTTGCATTTTGTTCAAGGTCTAGACTCTTATTACATGAATGACAATTAATCTTGGTCTCTGGCGTCACTAAAAGCTCCACTTCTTTTCTAAATAAACTGTCTTATAGCTATTACTTTTCTTATTGCCTAGTCCTGTTTGATTAAACTCAATCTGAGGTAGATTTCTCTTATTATATTCTAGGATTGCGCGGTTCAAATGCCTTTCGTTTGAAGCCTCAAACGTTCTGGCCATTAGAAAATTTACAATAATAGAAGTGATACCACCAATGAGTAGTGTTTTCTTATTACTTCCACTGGAGTTTACAAAGAAGCTAGAGATAATCATTGAGGTACCAATCGTTCCAAGGGCGGCGTTGTGCCACTGCACTTTAGTACCATCTTGATACTTTTCAAGAAATTCCGAGGCCACCTTATCTCTTTCAAGATAATGCCTTAGCCCCTCTCCCTTTTGAGTTGCATTTGAGTCAATTAAGACTTCTTGTTGATTGATTACGGCTGTTCTAGAGCAGGTTTCTTGTCCATGGGCCGTTGTAGATACAATCAAAAAAATAAGCAAAATAGAGACTGTTTTAATCGGTTTCTCCTAATCGTTCGTAAAGTTCCATTCTAACTTACTTTGCACTCTTTTTAAATAGACATTGGTGGGATGCTTTTGCCGCTTATTTGTGTAGTGTGTAATGAGTTAAGATAAGTATATGGATTTAATTAAAACAGGTATTGGAATAACCAAAACAATTCGAAATGTTTCTCGCTTGAGAGAAATTCTTGTCATCTTTGCTCGCCACGGATTTGACGAATTTATATCTGGTTCATTAACGCAGCTTATTCCAAACTTTGTTTTACCAAGAAGTAAGAAAGGGATCAAAAAAGAGCTAGAAGAACAGGGGCATAAAGACTGGGGTGAACTGCTAGGTTTTAGACTTAGAAAATGTTTCGAAGAACTTGGGCCGGCCTTTGTTAAATTTGGTCAATTGCTCTCATCGAGAGAAGATATATTTGATGAATCCTTTATCGCTCAAATGAAAATTTTGCGAGATCAAGTTAAGCCCGTACCTTTTGATGATTCTGTAAAAATTATTAATGAAAGCTTAGGGGAGTCTTGGAAGAATGTATTTTCTGATATTGATCCTGAGCCTATTGGAACCGCATCTATTGGTGTTGTTTATAGAGGAACTTTAAAAAACGGATCAAAAGTTGTTTTAAAAGTTCAAAGACCTAATATTAAGAAAGTTATGATTACTGATTTCTCTATTATGAACTTTGTTTCAAAGCAAATAGAGAAAGTAAGTGATGAAATTAGATATCTTGGAATTTCAAGAATCGTAAAAGACTTTTCCATTTCTCTGCAAAATGAGCTTAACTTTAATATTGAGGCATTAAATAGTGAGAAGCTAAAAAAGAATCTAGCTGTTCACGACAAGGAAGGTCTCTTTTATATTCCTAAAGTATATAAAGAGTATAGTTCTGAGCGAGTTCTTGTTATGGAACTAC
Proteins encoded in this window:
- the greA gene encoding transcription elongation factor GreA, which codes for MSNETPITKEGYDKVQAELDHLIKVEREELKTTIAEARELGDLKENAEYHSAKEKQSVVEGRIMQLQGVIANAQVIDPKTVSTDKIVFGATVTLLNVEEDETVVYKIVGEIESNMKEGKISYKSPLGKAVIGKEEGDTVIVKAPKGDIEYEVESFEYI